Proteins from one Dysgonomonas sp. HDW5A genomic window:
- the folE gene encoding GTP cyclohydrolase I FolE has protein sequence MSSTNNEENNISLLASHYKSVIDLLGEDATREGLLDTPVRVAKAMKFLTKGYNESPEDILKKALFKEDYSQMVIVKDIDFYSLCEHHMLPFWGKAHVAYIPNGYITGLSKIPRVVEVFARRLQVQERLTTQIKDCIQKTLNPMGVMVVIEAQHMCMQMRGVEKQNSTTTTSDFTGVFNTAKTREEFINLIR, from the coding sequence ATGTCTTCAACAAATAACGAAGAAAACAATATATCGCTACTAGCCAGTCACTATAAATCTGTCATCGATTTATTAGGAGAAGATGCAACCCGGGAGGGTTTACTTGATACTCCGGTGAGGGTAGCCAAAGCAATGAAATTCCTGACTAAAGGTTATAACGAGAGTCCGGAAGATATTCTAAAGAAAGCTCTTTTCAAAGAAGATTATAGCCAAATGGTTATTGTAAAGGATATCGACTTTTACTCACTATGTGAGCATCATATGCTACCATTTTGGGGAAAAGCACACGTTGCCTATATTCCTAATGGGTATATCACCGGATTGAGTAAAATACCTCGTGTAGTAGAAGTTTTTGCCCGACGTTTACAGGTTCAGGAAAGATTGACTACTCAAATAAAGGATTGTATCCAGAAAACTTTAAACCCAATGGGTGTAATGGTTGTAATAGAGGCACAACACATGTGTATGCAAATGCGTGGAGTTGAAAAGCAAAACTCAACAACTACAACTTCCGATTTTACAGGGGTATTCAATACGGCTAAAACACGTGAAGAGTTTATCAATCTGATAAGATAA
- a CDS encoding alpha/beta hydrolase, whose amino-acid sequence MNNYFIIPGLGNSGANHWQTYFENSGENFQRINQQEWNAPNCEEWMKNIDDTISKYDLSTVILIGHSLGCVTIANWAKQYGRKIKGALLVAPSDIESPLYTFTSSGFTPIPLDRINFETVVVASSNDPWVSIERVKLFADSWGSKLINIGAAGHINAESGYGEWQEGLDILKELD is encoded by the coding sequence ATGAATAACTATTTCATTATACCGGGGCTTGGAAACTCAGGGGCAAACCATTGGCAAACTTATTTTGAGAACTCAGGCGAGAATTTTCAGAGAATAAACCAACAGGAATGGAATGCTCCAAACTGTGAAGAGTGGATGAAAAATATTGATGATACAATCAGTAAGTACGATTTATCCACAGTTATTTTAATCGGACATAGCTTGGGATGTGTAACCATCGCCAATTGGGCAAAACAATATGGAAGGAAAATAAAAGGTGCTTTGCTTGTTGCTCCAAGTGATATAGAATCTCCTCTATATACCTTCACTTCCAGTGGATTTACTCCTATCCCTTTAGATAGGATAAACTTTGAAACCGTTGTTGTGGCTAGTTCCAATGATCCTTGGGTATCTATTGAAAGGGTAAAACTCTTTGCTGATAGTTGGGGAAGTAAACTTATCAACATAGGTGCTGCCGGACATATAAACGCCGAATCTGGCTACGGCGAGTGGCAAGAAGGGCTTGATATTTTGAAAGAACTCGATTAA
- the pdxB gene encoding 4-phosphoerythronate dehydrogenase PdxB translates to MKIVADKNIPFLKGVAESYGEVTYLSGADFTKEAIKEADALIVRTVTHFGKDLLEGSSVKLICTATIGYDHIDTAYCDAHNIKWTNAPGCNSGSVEQYIASVLVVMAQRKGFLLKDKTIGIVGVGNVGKKVALVCEALGMRVLKNDPPREKVEGSNEFVHLDTIKKEADIITFHTPLTREDEHATYHLADQLFFESLGKTPIIINAARGAIIDTTAIKKALTDKQIAGAIIDCWEKEPSIDLDYMNMVDIATPHIAGYSADGKGNATRMSLASIADFWALSKEPLSKIVIPQVENPVIDWAVLDGNKLEKAILITYDPTDDHNRLISNPYAFSTLRGNYPLRREYLSYTVKNVDNETDKALLQKLGFILK, encoded by the coding sequence ATGAAAATAGTAGCAGACAAAAACATACCGTTTTTAAAAGGCGTTGCCGAGTCGTATGGAGAGGTAACCTATCTTTCGGGAGCCGACTTTACCAAAGAAGCCATTAAAGAAGCAGATGCCTTAATTGTGCGTACAGTAACACACTTTGGCAAGGATTTGCTTGAAGGTTCTAGTGTGAAGCTTATTTGTACTGCAACGATAGGTTATGATCATATCGACACAGCGTATTGTGATGCACATAATATCAAGTGGACAAATGCTCCGGGCTGTAATTCCGGTTCGGTTGAACAATATATTGCCTCAGTTTTGGTTGTTATGGCTCAGCGGAAAGGATTCTTATTGAAAGATAAAACAATAGGGATTGTAGGAGTAGGCAATGTTGGTAAAAAAGTCGCTTTAGTCTGTGAAGCTTTAGGAATGCGTGTCTTAAAAAATGACCCACCTCGCGAAAAAGTTGAAGGAAGCAATGAATTCGTACATCTGGATACTATCAAAAAAGAGGCAGATATAATTACATTTCATACACCGCTTACTCGCGAAGACGAACACGCTACTTATCATTTGGCAGATCAGCTGTTTTTCGAAAGCTTGGGTAAAACTCCCATAATAATAAATGCTGCCCGTGGTGCGATTATTGATACAACTGCTATAAAAAAGGCATTAACCGATAAGCAGATAGCAGGAGCCATTATAGACTGTTGGGAAAAAGAACCTTCTATTGATCTTGATTACATGAATATGGTGGATATTGCAACTCCTCATATTGCGGGTTACTCAGCTGATGGAAAAGGGAATGCTACCCGAATGTCTTTAGCGTCTATTGCCGACTTTTGGGCTTTATCTAAAGAACCCCTTAGTAAAATAGTCATACCTCAGGTCGAAAATCCTGTTATAGATTGGGCTGTTTTAGATGGAAATAAGCTAGAAAAAGCTATTTTGATTACCTATGATCCCACAGACGATCACAATCGGTTAATAAGCAACCCGTATGCCTTTAGTACCTTGCGTGGTAATTATCCTCTTCGTCGGGAGTACTTAAGTTATACAGTTAAGAATGTAGATAACGAAACAGATAAAGCTCTGTTGCAGAAATTAGGCTTTATACTCAAATAA
- a CDS encoding ABC transporter ATP-binding protein, whose translation MIEVQNISKSYANSEALHDVSFSLKKGEIAAFLGPNGAGKSTTMNIIAGVLSATKGCVLIDGQDILAKPEEVKQNIGYLPEYNPLYEDMYVREYLEYAASIYLAHSKVKERVDEMIQTVSLESEYHKKIHALSNGNKRRVGLAQALIHNPDILILDEPSNGLDPNQHAKMIEFIAELGKSKVILYSSHRFDDVSDIASRYLILNKGSLVFDGKAQEVSSIRDLFYSHCK comes from the coding sequence GTGATAGAAGTTCAAAATATATCTAAAAGTTATGCAAACTCTGAGGCTCTTCATGATGTGAGTTTTAGTTTGAAGAAAGGAGAGATAGCTGCTTTTCTGGGACCTAACGGAGCAGGCAAGAGTACAACAATGAATATTATTGCAGGAGTTCTCTCTGCGACTAAAGGTTGTGTATTAATTGACGGACAAGATATTTTAGCGAAGCCGGAAGAGGTAAAGCAGAACATAGGCTATTTACCCGAATACAATCCCCTTTATGAAGATATGTATGTGCGTGAATACCTTGAATATGCAGCTTCTATTTACCTGGCCCATTCGAAGGTTAAAGAGCGCGTCGACGAAATGATTCAAACCGTAAGTCTCGAATCGGAGTATCATAAGAAGATACACGCTTTATCCAATGGAAATAAGCGTCGTGTGGGACTTGCTCAAGCCCTTATCCATAATCCGGATATTTTGATTCTGGATGAACCTTCTAACGGACTGGATCCTAACCAACATGCTAAAATGATAGAGTTTATTGCTGAGTTGGGTAAATCAAAAGTGATTTTATATTCATCTCACCGCTTTGATGATGTATCCGATATTGCCTCCCGTTATCTTATTCTGAATAAAGGGAGTTTGGTTTTTGATGGTAAAGCCCAAGAGGTGTCATCCATCAGAGACCTTTTCTATAGCCATTGTAAATGA